CTTCTCTCCGACAAGTCCGGCCTGACCAAAGCCGACGTGCTGCGTGTGCTGGGCGCTTTCGACGACGTACTGCTGGACACCCTGGCCAGCAACGGCGAGATCAGCATCGTGGCCGGCAAATTCAAGGTGAAGGAAAGCGCCGCCCGCACCGGCCGCAATCCGAAAACCGGCGAGACCATCCAGATTGCCGCCAAGCGCAAGGTTTCTTTCGTCGCCAGCAAACAGCTGAAAGACCGCATCGCCTGATGCGCACATGAGCCGAACATGAAAAAGGGCCGCGATTTCGCGGCCCTTTTGCTTGCATGCTTGAGATCAGTTCCGGTTCCAGATCAGCTTGGCGATCGCGGACGAATCCAGTTCGCCGCCTCCCTGCGCCACCAGTTCGTCTATCAACTGCATCGTGCGCTCCGCCGCCGGCAGGCTGATGCCCTGCTCGCGCGCGGTATCCAGCACGATATGCATGTCCTTGGCGTGCAACTTGGCCTTGAACCCTGGCGCATAGTTGTCGTCTATCATCCTCTGCCCATGAACATCCAGCACCCGACTCTGGGCGAAGCCGCCCAGCAACGCGGCGCGCACCGGAGCGGGATCCACATCACAGGCCTTCGCCAGCTTGACGATTTCCGCCACCGCCGCCACACCTACCGCCACCGCGATCTGGTTGCAGGCCTTGGCTACCTGGCCGGCGCCGCTGGCGCCGATATGGGTGATGGTCTGCCCCATCGCCCGCAACGCCGGCAACGCCTTGTCCAGCGCCTCACCCTTGCCTCCCACCATCACGGTCAACGTGCCGTTGACCGCGCCGACCTCGCCGCCCGATACCGGGCAATC
This genomic window from Chromobacterium phragmitis contains:
- a CDS encoding HU family DNA-binding protein: MTKAELIALLSDKSGLTKADVLRVLGAFDDVLLDTLASNGEISIVAGKFKVKESAARTGRNPKTGETIQIAAKRKVSFVASKQLKDRIA
- a CDS encoding NAD(P)-dependent oxidoreductase, which encodes MRVGYIGLGIMGRPCVLNLLRAGHEVCVWARRKESAEPLLQSGATWADSPAALAGQVDVLVTNVSDTVDVESVLLGEGGAAEGAKPGLVCVDMSTIAPNGARRIAAALAEKGVDFLDCPVSGGEVGAVNGTLTVMVGGKGEALDKALPALRAMGQTITHIGASGAGQVAKACNQIAVAVGVAAVAEIVKLAKACDVDPAPVRAALLGGFAQSRVLDVHGQRMIDDNYAPGFKAKLHAKDMHIVLDTAREQGISLPAAERTMQLIDELVAQGGGELDSSAIAKLIWNRN